The genomic DNA GATTTTGAATTGCGGGCAGAATATAAAGGACGCCCGGCCCTTTCTTCCATATTGGAAGAAACGCAGGTAGAGCCGGAGCTTGATATTTACTGGCTGACATATGCCGGGGAACGTCCTTCTGAATGGATCGAGCGCTACAATCCTCCCCTCGTCCACTTGAAGGATATGACAACGGATGGTGAACGCTTCTTCGCAGAACTCGGGACAGGCGGCGTTGACCTGGATTCCGTCTTCGCTTCCGGAGAGAGCGCTGACATCCAATGGTGGATCGTCGAACAGGATGCCTCGAAGACGAGCCCGATCGAAAGCGTAAGGAAGAGCATGGACTATTTAATACAAATCGGATTAACGTAACAAAAAAGAATTCTGCTGCATCGCGGCAGGGTTCTTTTTTTGTTGCGGACAGGCCCACATAAAAAAGACCCCGGCCGCAGGGGCCGGGGTAGCTCTCGTGCAACTTACTTGATCAATGCCACGATCTTCCCTTTTACATGACGCTCGGAAAGACGTTTAAGGGCGCCTGGTACTTCTTCCAAGCCTACGGTTTCCGCCAGCATGGGATCGATCTTGCCGCTTGCCACAAGGTCTAGAAGTGCATCGCCGATCACTGCAAAATCTTTTTCGGCGTGAAGATCTCCCGCATGATGACCTGCCTGCAGGGCAATTTCATGCACCGATGGCACGATGGAAAATGAGGACACGCCAGAAAGGTCGGGGGCCCCGGCGATGTAAGCGATATGCCCCATATAGGCAAGCATGTCCAATGATTCCGTGGCACTTTGCCTGCTGACGGCGTCCACTACTGCGTCAACTCCGCGTCCATCGGTCAGTTCCCTCACCTTCTTCACGACATCTTCCTTTTTGTAGTCGACGACGTAATCCGCTCCAAGGGATTTCACATATTCATAGTTATGTTCAGACGCCGTGGAGATGATCGTTTTTCCTTGAAGCTTCGCAAGCTGGACGCCGAATCCACCGACGCCACCTGCTCCTCCGTGGATCAGGATCGTCTGGATTTGATCCAGTGGCAATTTCCGGTGAAGGGCCTGGTAGGCTGTGTATCCGGCAGTCGGCAATGCGGCTGCTTCTTCGAATGAAACCGAATCCGGAATAATGGATACCGTGTGCGCTTTCACCGTGCTGAATTCAGCAAATGCACCTTTCTTGGTCCAGTCTCCGTGATAAAGGACGCGGTCCCCTATCTTCAAATGCTCAACGCCTTCCCCAAGTTCAACCACAACCCCCGCCCCGTCAAGACCGAGGATATGAGGATAGCTCCAGGCGGCGTTTCCATTGGTACCCGTTTTGTAATCCACCGGATTCAATCCTGCCGCATGGATTTCCACAAGGATTTCTCCTTTTCCTGGTGAGGGACGATCCACTTCTTCCACCTTCATCTCTTCCCATTGATTCTTCCCTTTTAACAGCAGTGCTTTCATCTATAATTCCTCCTTCATTTTCATGCTATGAACTGAGTGCTTCTAGGTATATAATATATACTGTCCAACCAGACGGCAAGTAGGCACTATTCCGTGCCCCAGTTACCGAATGGAAACCATACAGGGAGGAAAAACACCATGAAAGAACTTCAGCAGGACTACCACTGTGCCATCGACATGGTCATTGAGTTGATCGGAGGGAAATGGAAAGTATTGATTTTGTGGAATCTGAACGAAGGGGACAAACGATTCAATGAGTTGAGGCGATCCATCCCCGACATCACCCAGAAAATGCTCACCCAGCAATTACGGGAGCTGGAGGCCCACGGACTTGTATCCAGGACCGTATTCCAGGAAGTCCCTCCCCGAGTGGAATATGCTACGACCGACCTCGGAAAAAAACTTCAGAAAACCCTTTTTGAAATGTGCAGATGGGGAGATGACTATGCGGAGGAGAAGGGCATCAACATGAACCGCTGCTGGACTACGTATGATTTCATGGGAAAACAGCCGTGATCCCAGGTCTGAATAAATGACAGCATTCAACGTCTATTTCCCGGGAAACATGTTGAATGCTGTAGAACTTACAGGCGTACGAAAGGAAGAGTCATGCAGCGGATTCCCCCGCCACCTTTTTCCAATTCATTCACATCCACCTCGATGATGCGTAATTTCTTTCGCTTCGGGTGGTCCTTCAGGATATGCCTGTTCATTTTCGTCGAGACAAGCAAGGTTTCAGGATTCAGATTCAGGAAATTGATATCCGCTACAGTATGGGACACGTCATCGGTCCAAAGGATGTCATAACCGTGCCGGGTCAGATAATCCCCCAGCATATAGTAATGGGATCCCCCCTCATGGACGACCTGAACTGGCAGGAAGCGCATATACCCCTTGGCCACGATCACCCCTTCACCGGCCGCATTGAGGTTCATATCCAGATGAAGGGTATCACCTCTCCGCGGGAGATCGATGATGGCGATTTCGCTATAGCCTGCGGCAAACATCTTCCCCTGCACGGCTTCAATGCTTTCGATACTCGTCCTTAGACCGGTATTGACAAGGATTGCGTCTTTATTAAGCAGCATGAGGTCTCCGTACTCCAATGCCTTCAGTTCATTGTTATCCTCGATCCGGAAGGTCTTCGGTTCGAACCACTCACTGAAGAGACGATGGGAATGGATATATTCGGGTGCCCTCATCGATGTCCCGGCATCTCCCGGTATTATTCGGTCACGAAACACGCAGGCAAGATCCCGCACAAAGATGCGGTTGATCAGCTGACGACTGAGAGCGGCCTCTTCCTCCTTCAGATAGTCCGCGTAATCAATGACCTTGACACCCTCGGATTCCATCGCTCCCTTCATTGCAAGGAAGTTCTCCAACGCGATGTCATGGTCTACGGGTTTCTCCCACTGTACATAATCCGCTGTTTTTTGGTCGGGAACGTCCAGGACGGACGGCGAACAAACCAGTACGGCCTTCAATTCCCCGAATTCATTCTCACATCTTGGCTGTATGTTATCCATGTCTTTGCCTCCATCACTTCATATGCTCATTAGATTCCCCTTTGTGTGAGCTGCCCATACAAAAAAAGAGACAAGGCATCCTCATCTCTTCGCGGCTTTCAAGCTATTCAAAAACGGACATTTACCAAGTGAAGTATCGTCATCCCCCAAGTAATATTGCTGCCATTCAAAATTATCTTCCTGACCGTACCACTTCAAACTGGGATGCACCGCCACCTCATCGTACTTCTCAAGGCGATCCCTGATGACTTTTTTCATTTTTTGACCGAGGGGTGTTCCGGAATTAATATCCTCGAACACCCATCGAGGCTGAAAGGCCATCATGAAATAGGGGAAATGCCTGCTCTTCCGCTTCTCATGAGCAGGTGTCGCGCAGAATGCAAAGTACGATTCTCCGTGATGGCAGAATTCCCATGAATGGTGGGCGGGGTCTTCTGAAATGCCTTCCGGCCATGGGATGGGGTCATCTGCATAAAGCTGATTCAACAGCGCCCAGAACCGATCCCTGAATCCATCCACAGTCCCTTCCTGCCATTCGAAAAATACGACGAGGGAGGTGTAGTTCCCGGCTGATCTCGAGGTGCGGGTATACTCTGACAACATGGAAGCGAGCTCTCCCCCTGCCGTTTCCGGTTCACCGGAAGCGAATCCATACCTTAACATATCTTTCTGAAATCCTTGAATTCCCGGAACGCAAGGGTATGGCTGATTCCGGTCTTCCATCATTGCCCTGAAATAGTCGAACGCCCCCTGCTCCCATCCCTTCATGGAGTCCCTGTTTCCTTCGATCCACTCTCTTGTCACAATCATCGGTGTCCCCCCTCGGAAATACACCACATGATATGTAACGTTCAGGAACTGGGTGTCTGTCTAGGCGAACAATACAGCCGCTGCCCGAATCGCAAAATAAATGCCGAAACCGAACATGACGACCCCAGAGAGAATCGAGATGAAGCGAAGGGCACCGGGATGTACGTATTTCCTAGCGCCCGTTGCAATGAAGGCCATGGTGATATCCCAAATCGTGATACCGATAAAGATCCCCAAGCTATATAAGAGGAGATGCCCTGTCCCATATGAAGTAGTGGTCTGGGCAAGGATCGAGCCATATATCCCAAGCCAGAAGATGATGCTGAGAGGATTGGAGAGAGCCATGATGAATCCTGTCCACAGTGATTTTTTCTTGGATTCCCCCTCCTCCCCCTGCTGCGGTTGAGTGAGCTCATGGGATTTCGCAATACTTTCAATACCGGTGAAGATCAGGATGAATGCTCCCGACATCCACAGGATCAACTGGATGACCGGCGTGTCGATGAACGGTGCAAGTCCAAAGTAAATGGCAAGCATAAAGATGGCGTCGGCTCCCATGCCTCCGACGCCTACGAGCCATGAATGCCAAAACCCATAGCGTATCCCCTTGTCCAGCTGAGCCGCATTGATCGGCCCCATCGGCGCAGACAACGATAATCCGAGGAAGATATAACTGAAGAAAATACTCATGAATGCCCACCTTTATCACGTCTTTCTTCCATTGTATTCAAGCTTGTCTCGAAATAGTCGTGGATATTGGGAGGGATCTGCTTGGTATGGCTCACCGGGCTCTGTACATACTAATATGCGAATGACATTTTACCAGGAGGGATACACAATGGACCAACAGTCCTTCAATCAGCCACACACGCAGACACCACCGAATCATGG from Rossellomorea marisflavi includes the following:
- a CDS encoding zinc-binding dehydrogenase codes for the protein MKALLLKGKNQWEEMKVEEVDRPSPGKGEILVEIHAAGLNPVDYKTGTNGNAAWSYPHILGLDGAGVVVELGEGVEHLKIGDRVLYHGDWTKKGAFAEFSTVKAHTVSIIPDSVSFEEAAALPTAGYTAYQALHRKLPLDQIQTILIHGGAGGVGGFGVQLAKLQGKTIISTASEHNYEYVKSLGADYVVDYKKEDVVKKVRELTDGRGVDAVVDAVSRQSATESLDMLAYMGHIAYIAGAPDLSGVSSFSIVPSVHEIALQAGHHAGDLHAEKDFAVIGDALLDLVASGKIDPMLAETVGLEEVPGALKRLSERHVKGKIVALIK
- a CDS encoding winged helix-turn-helix transcriptional regulator, whose amino-acid sequence is MKELQQDYHCAIDMVIELIGGKWKVLILWNLNEGDKRFNELRRSIPDITQKMLTQQLRELEAHGLVSRTVFQEVPPRVEYATTDLGKKLQKTLFEMCRWGDDYAEEKGINMNRCWTTYDFMGKQP
- a CDS encoding arginine deiminase family protein, giving the protein MDNIQPRCENEFGELKAVLVCSPSVLDVPDQKTADYVQWEKPVDHDIALENFLAMKGAMESEGVKVIDYADYLKEEEAALSRQLINRIFVRDLACVFRDRIIPGDAGTSMRAPEYIHSHRLFSEWFEPKTFRIEDNNELKALEYGDLMLLNKDAILVNTGLRTSIESIEAVQGKMFAAGYSEIAIIDLPRRGDTLHLDMNLNAAGEGVIVAKGYMRFLPVQVVHEGGSHYYMLGDYLTRHGYDILWTDDVSHTVADINFLNLNPETLLVSTKMNRHILKDHPKRKKLRIIEVDVNELEKGGGGIRCMTLPFVRL
- a CDS encoding YqcI/YcgG family protein is translated as MIVTREWIEGNRDSMKGWEQGAFDYFRAMMEDRNQPYPCVPGIQGFQKDMLRYGFASGEPETAGGELASMLSEYTRTSRSAGNYTSLVVFFEWQEGTVDGFRDRFWALLNQLYADDPIPWPEGISEDPAHHSWEFCHHGESYFAFCATPAHEKRKSRHFPYFMMAFQPRWVFEDINSGTPLGQKMKKVIRDRLEKYDEVAVHPSLKWYGQEDNFEWQQYYLGDDDTSLGKCPFLNSLKAAKR
- a CDS encoding LysE family transporter, yielding MSIFFSYIFLGLSLSAPMGPINAAQLDKGIRYGFWHSWLVGVGGMGADAIFMLAIYFGLAPFIDTPVIQLILWMSGAFILIFTGIESIAKSHELTQPQQGEEGESKKKSLWTGFIMALSNPLSIIFWLGIYGSILAQTTTSYGTGHLLLYSLGIFIGITIWDITMAFIATGARKYVHPGALRFISILSGVVMFGFGIYFAIRAAAVLFA